One segment of Rhodococcus opacus B4 DNA contains the following:
- a CDS encoding RNA-guided endonuclease InsQ/TnpB family protein, which yields MAGRVVKRAFKYRFYPTAVQAEQLARTFGCTRYVYNRALAERSRAWSQERRRVTYSDTSKMLTGWKRDTETEWLSEPSKGPLQESLRQLQGAFDKFWRKQSRYPQFKKKAQSKDSATYYSNCFTYRGGQIRLAKQSEPLDIRWSRPLPEGAVPSQVTVSRNARGQYHISILVEDTITEPPSTDRVVGLDAGITSLYTLSTGKKITNPRHERTDRERLAKAQRVLAKKQKGSRNRAKARLKVAKIYGRIADRRRDYLHKLSTRLVRENQVIAIEDLSVRNMVRNRSLSRAISDASWSEFRSMLEYKADWYGRRVVAIDRFYPSSKTCSVCGAIASTMPLSVREWACRCGVVHDRDVNAARNILAVGLTAAACGDDVRPPRT from the coding sequence ATGGCGGGGAGGGTAGTGAAGCGGGCGTTCAAGTACCGCTTCTATCCGACTGCGGTGCAGGCGGAACAGCTTGCTCGGACGTTCGGATGCACCCGGTATGTCTACAACCGGGCGTTGGCCGAACGCTCGCGTGCCTGGTCGCAGGAACGGCGGCGGGTCACCTACAGCGACACCTCGAAGATGCTCACCGGATGGAAGCGAGACACCGAGACCGAGTGGTTGTCGGAGCCGTCGAAGGGGCCGCTGCAGGAATCGCTGCGGCAGTTGCAGGGCGCGTTCGACAAGTTCTGGCGCAAGCAGTCCCGCTACCCGCAATTCAAGAAGAAGGCCCAGTCGAAGGATTCGGCGACCTACTACTCGAACTGCTTCACCTACCGCGGCGGGCAGATCCGGTTGGCCAAGCAGTCCGAACCCCTGGACATTCGGTGGTCGAGGCCGCTACCGGAGGGGGCCGTACCGTCGCAGGTGACGGTGTCGCGCAATGCTCGCGGTCAGTACCACATCTCGATCCTCGTCGAGGACACGATCACCGAGCCCCCGTCGACCGATCGGGTGGTCGGGCTCGACGCCGGGATCACCAGCCTCTACACGCTCTCGACGGGGAAGAAGATCACCAACCCGCGCCACGAGCGCACAGACCGTGAGCGGCTGGCGAAGGCGCAGCGGGTGCTGGCCAAGAAGCAGAAGGGATCCCGTAACCGGGCCAAGGCCCGACTGAAGGTCGCGAAGATCTATGGCCGGATCGCCGATCGGCGCCGCGATTATCTGCACAAACTCTCCACTCGGCTGGTGCGCGAAAACCAAGTGATCGCCATCGAGGATCTGAGTGTGCGGAACATGGTCAGGAATCGGTCGTTGTCTCGGGCGATCTCGGATGCGAGTTGGTCCGAGTTCCGGTCGATGCTCGAGTACAAGGCCGACTGGTACGGGCGGCGGGTGGTGGCGATCGACCGGTTTTATCCGTCGTCGAAGACCTGCTCGGTGTGTGGGGCGATCGCGTCGACGATGCCGCTGAGCGTGCGGGAGTGGGCGTGCCGTTGCGGCGTTGTCCATGATCGGGATGTGAACGCGGCGAGGAATATTTTGGCCGTCGGACTGACGGCGGCAGCCTGCGGAGATGATGTGAGACCGCCCCGCACCTAA
- a CDS encoding cytochrome P450: MHYLATNPEIAAKARPELDERWPTGDVTAIRYEDVARLRYLRRVVDETLCLWPIAPGYFRETKEETVIGGKYRFAPGDWVFVLTLQAHRDPVWGPDAEKFDCVR, translated from the coding sequence TTGCATTACCTCGCAACGAACCCCGAGATCGCTGCAAAAGCCCGCCCCGAACTGGACGAGAGGTGGCCGACCGGAGACGTGACCGCGATCAGGTACGAGGACGTCGCGCGATTGCGCTACCTCCGACGGGTAGTGGACGAGACATTGTGCCTGTGGCCCATTGCTCCGGGTTACTTCCGAGAGACGAAAGAAGAGACGGTAATCGGAGGAAAGTACAGATTTGCGCCCGGTGATTGGGTCTTCGTGCTCACGTTGCAGGCTCACCGTGACCCGGTGTGGGGACCCGATGCGGAGAAGTTTGATTGCGTACGTTGA